The DNA segment TAAGGGAAATTGGTATCTCTGATCAAACAGGAACAAAGGTTCACTTCTGGCCCGATACGAGCATTTTTACAGTGAGTGTTTATAAGAAAGACATCCTCGAAGGCCGTTTACGTGAGCTGGCTTACCTGAATAAAGGCATCCGGATCGTGCTGAATGATCTTCGTGAAAAGGATGAGGCCGACGCTACTTATACAAAAACTTTTTATAGCGAAGGCGGTATCGTGGAGTTTGTTGAGATGCTGGATAAGAATGCTGGCAGGAACAATCTTATACCGCAAGTCATTTATGTGGAAGGTCGCGATGAAAAGAGCAATGTAGCCGTAGAAGTAGCCCTTACTTACAACGACAGCTACAACGAACATATCTATTCCTACGTTAATAACATCAATACCATCGAGGGTGGTACCCACGTGAGTGGTTTCCGCCGGGCGCTGACGCGTATGTTCAAATCATACGGCGACCGTGAGAACCTCTTTGAAAAGGCCAAGGTAGAGATTGAAGGCGATGACTTCCGTGAAGGTCTCAGCACCATCATATCTGTAAAAGTACCCGAACCACAATTTGAAGGCCAAACTAAGACCAAGCTCGGTAACAGCGATGTAATGGGTGTGGTAGACAGTACCGTATCCAAAGCGCTGGAAAAATACCTCGAAGAGAATCCCAAAGAGGCCAAGAATATTATTTCCAAAGTGATCCTGGCCGCACAGGCAAGGGCAGCCGCCCGTAAGGCCCGTGAGCTGGTACAAAGGAAGAGCGTATTGAGCGGCGGCGGCTTACCCGGTAAGCTGGCCGACTGTTCGGACCGTGACCCGGAGCGTTGTGAGCTGTTCCTCGTCGAAGGAGACTCGGCGGGTGGTACTGCCAAGCAGGGCCGCGACCGCTCCTTCCAGGCCATCCTGCCATTGCGTGGTAAGATCCTGAACGTAGAAAAGGCCATGGAGCATAAGATCTATGAGAATGAGGAAATCCGGAATATGTACACCGCCCTGG comes from the Paraflavitalea devenefica genome and includes:
- the gyrB gene encoding DNA topoisomerase (ATP-hydrolyzing) subunit B, with the protein product MATETNEILTPATNGYGADSIQVLEGLEAVRKRPAMYIGDVGEKGLHHLVYEVVDNSIDEALAGYCKNIVVTIYEDNSISVIDDGRGIPTGINTKEKKSALEIVMTVLHAGGKFDKDTYKVSGGLHGVGVSCVNALSTLLQVTVQREGKIFEQEYRIGVPQYPVREIGISDQTGTKVHFWPDTSIFTVSVYKKDILEGRLRELAYLNKGIRIVLNDLREKDEADATYTKTFYSEGGIVEFVEMLDKNAGRNNLIPQVIYVEGRDEKSNVAVEVALTYNDSYNEHIYSYVNNINTIEGGTHVSGFRRALTRMFKSYGDRENLFEKAKVEIEGDDFREGLSTIISVKVPEPQFEGQTKTKLGNSDVMGVVDSTVSKALEKYLEENPKEAKNIISKVILAAQARAAARKARELVQRKSVLSGGGLPGKLADCSDRDPERCELFLVEGDSAGGTAKQGRDRSFQAILPLRGKILNVEKAMEHKIYENEEIRNMYTALGVTVGTPEDPKALNLAKLRYHKLIIMTDADVDGSHIATLILTFIYRYMAPMVEQGYVYIAQPPLYLVKKGKEQAYAWNEEQRKGWVAKFGAGKDDSVNIQRYKGLGEMNATQLWDTTMNPNSRTLKQVTIESAAEADRIFSMLMGDEVAPRREFIESHAKYAKLDI